In one window of Qipengyuania profundimaris DNA:
- a CDS encoding DUF1465 family protein — translation MSARNINHEIIEDLYSEALLLADDARAVFDLRIGEKGDNASDSLKIALSIEGLRTTTRVMHVLAWLLNQRAYLAGELSAAQLARHNELPEERSADPANLEALEPETRALIRESEDLHARVARLDREMRRAEDHADAPVQAMQDRLAQAFGTGG, via the coding sequence ATGTCGGCTCGCAACATCAACCACGAGATCATCGAGGATCTGTATTCGGAAGCCCTTCTGCTGGCCGACGATGCACGCGCCGTTTTCGACCTGCGGATCGGCGAGAAGGGCGACAACGCCAGCGACAGCCTGAAGATCGCCTTGTCGATCGAGGGGCTGCGGACTACCACGCGGGTCATGCATGTGCTCGCGTGGTTGCTGAACCAGCGGGCGTATCTGGCGGGCGAACTCTCCGCCGCGCAGCTCGCGCGTCACAACGAACTGCCGGAAGAGCGCAGTGCCGATCCCGCGAATTTGGAAGCGCTAGAGCCCGAAACCCGCGCCCTCATTCGCGAAAGCGAGGATCTGCACGCCCGCGTGGCCCGGCTGGACCGCGAAATGCGGCGAGCCGAAGACCATGCCGATGCGCCGGTGCAGGCCATGCAGGACCGCCTCGCGCAGGCTTTCGGCACTGGCGGCTGA
- a CDS encoding YdcH family protein, whose protein sequence is MNEQELRKRLEMLRNEHRDLDAAIAALSDAGDGGGFVDQLQIARLKKRKLQLKDRIAIIEDTLLPDIIA, encoded by the coding sequence GTGAACGAGCAGGAGCTGCGAAAGAGGCTGGAGATGTTGCGGAACGAGCATCGCGATCTCGATGCCGCCATCGCGGCCCTGTCCGATGCCGGCGATGGCGGCGGCTTCGTCGACCAGTTGCAAATCGCGCGGCTGAAGAAGCGCAAATTGCAGCTCAAGGACCGTATCGCGATCATCGAAGACACGCTGCTGCCCGATATTATCGCCTGA
- a CDS encoding DUF465 domain-containing protein: MQSSHVDALKAKHAGLEARLHAEQIRPAPDVAMIQQIKKQKLKIKEELASC, translated from the coding sequence ATGCAATCATCCCATGTCGATGCGCTCAAAGCCAAGCACGCCGGTCTCGAGGCCCGCCTGCATGCGGAACAGATAAGACCGGCGCCCGACGTAGCGATGATCCAGCAGATCAAGAAGCAGAAGCTCAAGATCAAGGAAGAGCTCGCGAGCTGCTGA
- the ptsP gene encoding phosphoenolpyruvate--protein phosphotransferase, giving the protein MSAAASARQILTRLHEIMAGRTHAQHKLDRVVEVIAESLDSEVCSIYLLREGALELFATQGLNPNAVHVTRMAVGEGLTGTIAKNIETLNLAEAKAHPDFLYRPETGEEKFHSFAGVPIVYRERAVGVLCVQHVEPRRYEDVEIEALQTTAMILSELIAHKELVDDEEAIDFGEAHTETEVIEGLTLVKGLASGRAVFHQPRIEIDQVVAEDIEAERQRVYRAFDKMREQIDALGKEPEFGKGGEHVEVLETYKMFAYDEGWSRRINEAIDSGLTAEAAIERVQQRTRMRMREIDDPLLADRMHDLEDLSNRLLRIVSGQLGTAATQGLRRDSILIARNLGPAELLEYDRRRLKGVVLEEGSLTAHVVIVARAMGIPVLGRADGVRARVSEGDEILLDADKATVTLRPGAALMDAFEARFVKKREQQATYAELRAVEPFTRDGTRITVMMNAGLRDDMSMLQLTGADGVGLFRTEFQFLVSATLPQRDRQLRLYRDVLDAAGDKPVIFRTVDIGGDKAVPYLNTQIGERDENPAMGWRALRLSLEREGLLKAQARALLEAAAGRQLSVMFPMVSEPWEFDAAKAVFENQLAFLRDRRHVVPETIEYGCMLEVPALAECLDALVPRLSFISVGTNDLTQFLFAADRANPKLAERYDWLSPAILRFLKRVSDTVVGQPVRIGVCGEMGGRRLEAIALLGIGYRRLSITPAAVGPIKELVRKIDLKEITEQMSQWLLSPPPDMRAALKAWAEKRDIEVD; this is encoded by the coding sequence ATGTCCGCTGCCGCATCCGCCCGCCAGATCCTTACCCGCCTGCACGAAATCATGGCCGGGCGCACGCACGCCCAGCACAAACTCGATCGCGTGGTCGAGGTTATCGCGGAGAGCCTCGATAGCGAAGTCTGCTCGATCTACCTGCTGCGCGAAGGCGCGCTGGAGTTGTTCGCAACGCAGGGTCTTAATCCGAACGCCGTCCACGTTACCCGGATGGCGGTGGGCGAAGGCCTGACCGGCACGATCGCCAAGAATATCGAAACGCTCAACCTCGCCGAGGCGAAAGCGCATCCCGACTTCCTCTACCGCCCCGAAACGGGCGAGGAAAAGTTCCACTCCTTTGCCGGCGTTCCCATCGTCTACCGCGAGCGTGCAGTGGGCGTGCTGTGCGTCCAGCATGTCGAGCCGCGGCGCTACGAAGATGTCGAGATCGAGGCGCTACAGACGACGGCGATGATCCTGTCCGAACTGATCGCCCACAAGGAGCTGGTCGACGACGAGGAGGCGATCGACTTCGGCGAAGCGCATACCGAGACCGAAGTTATCGAGGGGTTGACGCTGGTGAAGGGGCTCGCCTCGGGCAGGGCCGTCTTCCACCAGCCCCGCATCGAGATCGACCAGGTCGTGGCAGAGGACATCGAGGCAGAGCGCCAGCGCGTCTACCGCGCCTTCGACAAGATGCGCGAACAGATCGACGCGCTGGGTAAGGAACCCGAATTCGGCAAGGGCGGTGAGCATGTCGAGGTGCTCGAGACCTACAAGATGTTCGCCTATGACGAAGGCTGGAGCCGCCGGATCAACGAGGCGATCGACAGCGGGCTGACGGCCGAAGCGGCGATCGAGCGCGTGCAGCAGCGCACCCGGATGCGCATGCGCGAGATCGACGATCCGCTGCTGGCGGACCGGATGCACGATCTGGAAGACCTTTCGAACAGGTTGCTGCGGATCGTTTCGGGCCAGCTAGGCACGGCGGCGACGCAGGGGTTGCGGCGCGATTCCATCCTGATCGCGCGCAATCTCGGCCCCGCCGAATTGCTCGAATACGACCGTCGCCGCCTCAAGGGCGTTGTGCTGGAAGAAGGGTCGCTCACCGCGCATGTGGTGATCGTGGCGCGGGCAATGGGCATCCCCGTGCTGGGCCGCGCAGACGGCGTGCGTGCGCGGGTCAGCGAGGGAGACGAGATTCTGCTCGACGCTGACAAGGCGACCGTGACCCTGCGGCCCGGCGCGGCCTTGATGGACGCCTTCGAGGCCCGATTCGTCAAGAAGCGCGAGCAGCAGGCGACCTACGCCGAACTGCGCGCCGTCGAGCCCTTCACGCGCGACGGCACGCGCATCACGGTGATGATGAACGCCGGCCTGCGCGACGACATGAGTATGCTGCAGCTGACCGGCGCGGACGGGGTCGGCCTGTTTCGCACCGAATTCCAGTTCCTCGTTTCCGCCACTCTGCCGCAGCGCGACCGGCAGTTGCGGCTCTACCGCGATGTGCTCGATGCAGCGGGCGACAAGCCGGTCATTTTCCGCACGGTCGATATCGGCGGCGACAAAGCGGTGCCTTATCTCAATACGCAGATCGGCGAGCGGGACGAGAACCCCGCCATGGGCTGGCGCGCCCTGCGCTTGTCGCTGGAGCGCGAAGGCCTGCTAAAAGCCCAGGCGCGTGCCTTGCTGGAGGCGGCCGCCGGGCGGCAGCTCTCGGTGATGTTCCCGATGGTTTCCGAACCGTGGGAATTCGATGCGGCCAAGGCGGTATTCGAAAACCAGCTCGCCTTCCTGCGTGACCGGCGTCACGTCGTGCCGGAAACGATCGAGTACGGTTGCATGCTGGAAGTGCCCGCTCTGGCCGAATGCCTCGACGCGCTGGTGCCGCGCCTGTCGTTCATTTCGGTCGGAACCAACGACCTCACCCAGTTCCTGTTCGCCGCCGACCGCGCAAATCCCAAGCTGGCCGAGCGGTACGACTGGCTCAGCCCGGCGATCCTGCGATTCCTCAAGCGGGTCTCGGACACCGTCGTCGGCCAGCCGGTCAGGATCGGCGTATGCGGCGAAATGGGCGGGCGCAGGCTGGAAGCGATCGCCTTGCTCGGCATCGGCTATCGCCGCCTGTCGATCACGCCGGCCGCGGTCGGCCCGATCAAGGAATTGGTGCGCAAGATCGACCTCAAGGAGATCACCGAGCAGATGTCGCAGTGGCTGCTCAGCCCGCCGCCCGACATGCGAGCCGCGCTCAAGGCTTGGGCCGAGAAACGTGATATCGAGGTCGACTGA